The Alphaproteobacteria bacterium region GTCAGGTTCTAGTTAGGAAACCTCCATGGACTTCGGAATCCTCGTCAACGAAGGCCCGTTTACCCACCAGGCTGCCGATACGGCCTACCATTTCGCCAAGGCGGCGCTGGCCAAGGGACACAAAGTGAGCCGTGTGTTTTTCTTTCACGACGGCGTCAACACCTCGAACAAGCTGATGGAGCCGCAGGTCGACGACCGCAACCTGATGAAGTTGTGGTCGGAACTGGCTGCCGAGCACGATCTCGACTTGGTGGTCTGCGTGGCGG contains the following coding sequences:
- the tusD gene encoding sulfurtransferase complex subunit TusD; this encodes MDFGILVNEGPFTHQAADTAYHFAKAALAKGHKVSRVFFFHDGVNTSNKLMEPQVDDRNLMKLWSELAAEHDLDLVVCVAAALRRGLKEEILAAGFRISGLGQLIETGIQADRLVVFGD